The following nucleotide sequence is from Nitrospirae bacterium YQR-1.
TGACTGTGTGGCGGTCCTCAGGATGTATCATCTGATACCACAAAAACGGGTCCCTCTCATACTCCTCGGTCGTATAGCCGGTTACGGCAATACAGCCCGGCCCGTGAGTGGTTGACACCGCCGCCCCTGCCTGCACCTCTACGGTGTAAATATAATCAGTAATTGCACCGACTATACTCTTGTAGCGGGCCTCACTTAATATTAAAGCCTCTTCTATTAATTTACGTTCGGCTATCTCCTGGTGAAGTTTTTTATTTATGTTATCCAGCTCTACAGTGCGCTGATAGACCCGCTCCTGAAGGTCTATATTGCTCTCAAACAGAGACGTTATGTTGCTTTCAACGCGGTCTTTCAGGGATTTCCTGAGGTTTTCCACAAATGAGAGCTTATTCCGTATTGTCTTTATTTTGTCATCCAACTCTTCACTTATCATGTTATAAAACTCCGTTGTTGAGGTCCGTTAAGTCATGTTAAATTATAGCACATGTAAAGTTTTTTTACCGTGCGTTAAAACACCGATTTATTAGAACATACCGCAATAATTTTGCTCTTGCCCTTTTGGCAGGAATATTCTATATTATACTCTTAACAGGAAACATTTAGTACTATAGCAGAGAAAGCGAGGGTTAAAAATTGCATTACTTTACTTACAAAGATGGCCGCCTACATGCAGAGGACGTCCCGGTTGAGACGTTGGCGGCAGCTTATGGAACTCCCCTGTATGTTTATAGCTATAAAACGCTGCTGAGGCATTTTAAGGCATATGATGAATCTTTTAAGGATTTTCCACATATAATTTGCTTTGCCCTTAAGGCAAATTCCAATGCAGCAATTCTTAAGCTCTTTGCCAAAGAGGGCGGCGGGGCGGATATTGTCTCAGGGGGCGAGTTATTCCGTGCCAGAGGGGCCGGGATTTCCCCGGAAAAAATCGTCTATGCCGGAGTAGGCAAAAAAGAAGATGAAATAGCGTATGCCCTAAATGAAAACATCTTAATGTTTAATGTGGAATCCGAACAGGAGCTTGCCGTAATTGACAGGGTTGCCTCCCACCTGGGTAAGCGTGCAAGGGTGGCACTGCGAATAAACCCTGACATTAACCCTCAGACACATCCCTACATATCGACAGGGTTAAAGAAAAACAAGTTTGGAATTCCATATGAGGGCGCCCTTGAGTTTTATAAACTGGCGTCTAAACTTAAAAACATAGAGATTGTGGGTATCCACAAACATATCGGCTCTCAGATTATTAATATAACACCGTTTCTTGATGCGCTAAACAGGATAGTGGTTCTTATAGACCAACTGAAAGCAGCAGGGATAGGCATTAAATATCTTGATATAGGGGGCGGCCTTGGTATTCAGTACCTGGATGAGGTACCGCCGCATCCTGAGGACCTGGCCAAAAAGGTGATCCCAATTGTTGCCGGACGGGATATTACCATTATCATGGAGCCCGGACGCACACTTGTCGGAAACGCAGGGATTCTCTTAACGAAAGTGTTATATGTTAAAAAAGGCGCCGACAGGGATTTTGTAATTGTAGATACCGGCATGAACGACCTTATGAGACCCGCCATGTACGGCGCTTATCATCACATCATGCCGGTAAAAAAAACGAAACGAAAAAACGTATTTGCCGATATAGTGGGCCCTATATGCGAATCCAGTGATTTTGTGGGTAAAGACAGGGAAATTCCGGGTTTTGAGCCCGGCGAGCTTGCCGCTGTTATGAGTGCCGGGGCCTACGGCTCCTCCATGAGTTCCAACTACAACAGCAGACCCAGGGCCGCCGAGGTTATGGTAAAAGACAATCAACCCTACCTTATACGCCAAAGGGAAACATATGAGGACATTATCCGCGGTGAGAATATCCCGGACTTTTTAAAATAAAATTATGGTGTGCTGAGTATGAAAGTTAAATTTACAAAAATGCACGGGCTCGGGAATGATTTCGTGCTGTTTGATTTAATAGCCGATACGCAGCTTCATAATATCCCACATCTGCAATGGAGCACCTTAGCAAAGAAGCTATGCAACAGACACTTTGGCATAGGTGCAGACCAAATCCTTCTACTTTCTAAAGCAGACAATGCCGGCTTTTCTATGCAGATTTTTAATGCCGACGGCTCGGAGATTGAGATGTGCGGAAACGGCATCAGATGTCTTGCAAAGTATATATGGGATGAAGGTCATTCAAACGCTGAGATGCTAAGTATTAAAACCCTTGCCGGGATCATAAGGCCGCTGAAAGCCGGCGGGCTTGTCATCGTTGATATGGGAGCGCCTGAGCTTGACGGTAGGAAGATTCCTGTTAATATGGACGGCAATATTGTTGACTACCCGCTTGAGGGCAACGATATGGTGTTTAATATAACCTGCGTATCCATGGGTAACCCGCACGCCGTTATTTTTGTTGATAATGTGGACTCCTATCCGGTTGAGTCAGTGGGCCGTTCAATAGAGACTAACAAGTTTTTCCCAAAACGAACCAATGTTGAATTTATAGAGGTGCTAAACAGAGGTGAGATAAAAATGCGGGTGTGGGAGCGCGGCTCGGGGGAAACACTTGCATGCGGTACAGGGGCATGTGCATCAGTTGTAGCCGCCGCCCATAAAAGATTAACAGACAGAAAAGTAAGAGTACACTTAAAGGGCGGCGATCTGGACATATCGTGGTGTGACAATAATATTGTCCAGATGACAGGCCCTGCCGTCACCGTCTTTACAGGTGAGATTGATATTGAAATATTGGAATTTATTGATAAATAACAGGAGGAAATGGGTATGTTTAAAGGATCAATTGTTGCGATAGTAACACCGTTTAAAAACGGTAAATTTGATGAAAAAGCGTATGGTGATTTAATTCAGTGGCATATAAAAGAAGGCACATCGGCAATAGTACCCTGCGGAACCACAGGGGAGTCGGCCACGCTTGAGTATGACGAGCACTACCGTGTTATACAGGCGGCAATTGAAGCTGCTAACAAAAAAGTTCCCGTAATAGCCGGCACGGGGGCAAACGCCACCGAGGAAACCATTAAAATGACCAAAGAGGCTCAGAAACTTGGCGCAGACGCCTCTTTGCTGGTCTGCCCATATTATAACAAACCCTCTCAGGAAGGTCTGTATCGCCACTATAAGGCGGTAGCCGAGGCAGTTGATATTCCAATAGTTCTGTATAATGTTCCCGGCAGGACCGCTCTGAATATGCTGCCACAGACTGTGGCAAGGCTTGCTGAGATTAAAAACATCGTAGCAATCAAGGAAGCCTCCGGTGATATGAGACAAGTAAGCGAGGTAATCAGGCTTTGTGGGGATAAGATAACTGTAATATCAGGCGATGACTTCACAACCTTTGCACTTATGATGCTTGGCGGTAAGGGGGTAATATCGGTATCCGCAAACGTCATGCCTAAGGAGGTGGCCTCGATGTGTGCTGCAATTGAAAGCGGCAACATTGCCGATGCCCTTGCCGTACACTACAAACTTGACATATTAAATGCCGCCATGTTTATAGAAACCAACCCGATACCGGTAAAAACATCGCTTGCCATGATGGGTAAGATACAGGAGGAGTTCAGACTGCCCCTCTGTGAGATGTCAAAGCCCAACAGGGATAAACTAAAAGAGGTTCTTTCGTCTTATAGTTTAGTTTGATTCACAGGGCTGCGGAACTATTATAAAAAGTGTGGCACAGGCTATATCCTCTCTGTTGGAGCAGGCTTACAGATGGCTCCACAGTGTTTGGGATATGGAAAATGCTTGTAACTAATCACTACTAATACCAAGTTGCATTCAATCGTCTAACTTTGTTGGCATAGTCGAAATCTCCTTGACGCCTCCCCTAAAGGGTAGGCGTCCCCTTCTCCCAGCCGCCTGTGTTTACTTCTGAATGCAACTTGGTATAAGTGATTGACAAAACGGAGCTTTTTCATTTATGATTTATACCTTAATCATGGAAAAATTCTTTGCACTGTAAGGAGGTCCCTATATGGGAAACCAAATAACAAATAAAGCAGGACTCTTAGGAATCACAACTTTAATTATCACAGTATGTATAATTTCCACGTTACTTCTTGTTGCCGGCTTGAAAATTGAAAGCACTAAAATTATTGTTATCGTATCTGCAATTGCCGCTGTGCTGACATCCGTAGTTGTTTATGCAGCGGTCATGTTTTTTCTTAACACAACGATATCGCGGGGCGCTGAAGAGGTACAACAGCATCCACAGCAGGCGGCTCTGCCGGCCTGTGATGCAAAGGTTGCGCAGGTGCTTTCAGTGTTGCAGAAAAAGGGGCGTCTCATTGACTTCCTGCAGGAGGATATCAGCGACTTCACAGACTCGCAAATAGGACAGGCAGTGCGGAGCATTCATCGCGGCTGCAAAGAAGCCCTGGTCGAGTATCTCAGAGTGGAACCCATAATGGAGCAGATGGAGGGACACAGAGTTACAGTTTCATCCGGTTTTGACCCTTCCACTATTACATTGACGGGCAACGCTGGGACAAATCCACCTTTTTCAGGCAGAGTTATACATCCAGGATGGCGTCTTGCCGAGAACAAATTGCCTGAACTCCTAAAGGGCAGAGACCAGTTTGTCATAGAGCCGGCAGAGGTAGAAATATTATAAGGTATCGACAGTGTGTATAAGAAATACGTTTTTTATAAAACGTAAGCGAGGTAGTAAACTATGACAAAGTCCAGGTACATTGTGGGTATAGACCTTGGAACTACTAACACAGTGGTAGCTTACATTGATACGGAGGATCCCAATCCGGCACCTGTAGTATTTGAGATTCCACAGATAACTGAAATAGGTGTGGTGGAAAAATTTATGATGCTTCCGTCATTTCTGTACATTCCAACAGAGTCGGAAAAACCTGAAACCAGCTTTGCTCTGCCATGGGGCAGCCCAACCGATGCGGTTGCCGGTGTATATGCCGGCAAGAGGGGAGCACAATTGCCAAACCGGTTGATATCCTCAGCCAAGTCGTGGCTTTGTCATGCAGCTGTGGACAGAACATCGCCGATTCTTCCGTGGGGTTCCCCTGAAGATGTGCAAAAGTTATCGCCGCTTGAGGCATCATCGAGGTATCTGTCTCACATAAGGGCGGCATGGGATGCACATTTTGGTAAAACCAGTCAATTAAGTGCTCAGGACATTTATCTGACGGTGCCGGCGTCTTTTGATGCCGCATCCCGGGAATTTACAGTAAAGGCAGCGGAAATCTCCGGCTTAAATAATGTAACCCTTGTGGAGGAACCCCTGTCAGCCTTTTACTTTTGGCTTAACAAACACATGGATATCTGGCGCAAAACCCTGAAAGTGGGTGATATTGTGCTGGTTTGTGATATAGGGGGCGGCACGACGGATTTCACCTTGATAGAGGTACAGCAAGAGGGAGGGGAGCTGTCCCTTCACAGGATAGCGGTTGGGGAGCATATTCTTCTGGGCGGCGATAATATGGATTTGATGTTAGCTTTCATATTAAAAAAGAAATTTTCCGCCCGCGGCGTCAGCCTGGATAACTATCAGATGTTGGGATTAGTTCACGGTGCACGGCAAGCAAAGGAGATCATGCTAAACAATGCTGAGGCGGAGGAAAGCTATAAGATATCGGTGTTGGGAAGGGGCAGGTCGGTTATTGGAGGTACAATAGAGACGGAGCTCAGCCGTGGAGACCTTGAAACGGCGATTTTAGATGGTTTTTTTCCTTTTATCACAATTGATGAGATGCCTGTTGAAAAACGCTCATCAGGTTTTAAGGAAATCGGCCTTAATTATGCATCTGATTCAGCAGTGACCAGGCATCTGGCTAAGTTTTTGAGCCGCCATGCACATCAGGACGGAGGGTTTATTAAACCGACTAAGATTCTCTTCAACGGAGGAGTTACAAAAGCTGCTGCTGTGAGGGAGAGACTTATTAAGATAATATGCGGCTGGCTGGAGTTACCTGAGGGGGAGACGATTACCGTTCTTGAGGGGACGGAGCCTGACTTAGCGGTTTCTCAGGGAGCATCCTGTTACGGTTATACAAAGCGCGGTAATGGAATCAGGGTAAGGGGTGGAGCCGGCCGCTCATATTACATAGGGTTAGAGGCGGCAATGCCGGCAGTGCCCGGTATGGAGCCCCCGGTTAAGGCACTGTGTGTGTGTCCGATAGGGATGGAGGAGGGAACAGATGTGAGGGTGCCGGGGCAGGAATTTGGCCTGGTAGTCGGAGAGCATGTGAAATTCAGGTTTTTCAGCTCAACAGTAAGAAGAGACGACACTGTGGGGGCTATTGTGGATGAATGGATTAGCGGTGAAATAGAGGAGTTATCTCCTGTTGAGACTACCCTGCCGGCGGAGGAAAATGCCGGTGCTCTCGTACCGGTAACACTACATTTATATTTAACAGAAGTAGGCACACTATCAATATTTTGCGAATCCACTGACGGTAAAAATAAGTGGAAACTCGAGTTTAACGCAAGGGATGAAGGTTGATACATACCCTTCAGTTATCTTTCTCTGATTGTAATAGCCACAACCGTTGGGAGTGTATGGGGCTCTGGTGTCCCCCCCGGACTTCAAATCCGGTGTTTCCTGCCAAAAGTGGGAAGGGTGGGTTCGATTCCCACACGCTCTCGCCAAATTAATACCAAGTTGCATTCATTCGATTAACTTTGTTGGCTTCGTCAAAAGCTCCTATACGTACTAAAAGTACGCCTGTATTTACTTCTGAATGAAACTTGGTATAAATGCCATAGTTTTACTCATCTGCCGCAAGCTTTACCGCAATGGCACAAATGCTGATACACCAAAGAGTAAAAGAGCCCAAATACTCTTTATTGTTAATATAAAACCATCTATACCTAAAATATAAAGTCCCAGATGATTTCTGAGCTGAAAAACAAAACAAATCATAACAATAAAAAATAAAATATCGATATTATTTTTAATCTTATTTGTTTCTTTGCTCCTTTTCATTTAAGTAAACACATTATACCAAGTTGCAGTCAAAAGTATCAGGGTGAAATAGAAGTAAATTATAACGAAATGGTCATGAAATGCCGCTCTAACGAGAAGTATATTACTACGTATTATTCAAACAAAAAAATCAAAAGATTCTTATTATTTGAAGAGCAACTCTGTTACTGACAGGATTTACTAAAATGTGAAATTATTTTTACGTTGTGTTATAATTTATACAATATGGCACTTTTAAATATTATTCAAACTGGAGAATCTCTCACAAAATCAAAAGTAGCTCCGTCTGCAATTGTTGAGACAGGGGAGAATCAGGCTTCATATGGAGTTTTGCCTGAAACCATTGAGGATAGACTCAATGATGATGAATTCAGTAAAGCAATGACAGCCCTTGAAGCTATATGGAGCGCTTGTCCCGACGACCTTCCAGAAGATATTTCCATAAAACATGATCATTATTTATCAGGAGTGAAATGATGGTATTTGCAGATACCTCCGCTCTTTTTGCTCTTTTTAACCCCAACGATAATTTACATCAAAGCGCCTTAGAATGGTTCAAGAATTCCCGTCCGAAACTTGTTCTAACTGATTACATCATAGATGAACTACTGACTTTAGCTATGACTCAAAAAAACAAATAATTTGCATTAGAGATAAGTAAAAATGTTCGGAAATTACTCTCTACAAAAGTCATGAAGATTACGGAAGAGGACTTTAAT
It contains:
- a CDS encoding Hsp70 family protein, whose amino-acid sequence is MTKSRYIVGIDLGTTNTVVAYIDTEDPNPAPVVFEIPQITEIGVVEKFMMLPSFLYIPTESEKPETSFALPWGSPTDAVAGVYAGKRGAQLPNRLISSAKSWLCHAAVDRTSPILPWGSPEDVQKLSPLEASSRYLSHIRAAWDAHFGKTSQLSAQDIYLTVPASFDAASREFTVKAAEISGLNNVTLVEEPLSAFYFWLNKHMDIWRKTLKVGDIVLVCDIGGGTTDFTLIEVQQEGGELSLHRIAVGEHILLGGDNMDLMLAFILKKKFSARGVSLDNYQMLGLVHGARQAKEIMLNNAEAEESYKISVLGRGRSVIGGTIETELSRGDLETAILDGFFPFITIDEMPVEKRSSGFKEIGLNYASDSAVTRHLAKFLSRHAHQDGGFIKPTKILFNGGVTKAAAVRERLIKIICGWLELPEGETITVLEGTEPDLAVSQGASCYGYTKRGNGIRVRGGAGRSYYIGLEAAMPAVPGMEPPVKALCVCPIGMEEGTDVRVPGQEFGLVVGEHVKFRFFSSTVRRDDTVGAIVDEWISGEIEELSPVETTLPAEENAGALVPVTLHLYLTEVGTLSIFCESTDGKNKWKLEFNARDEG
- a CDS encoding DUF2760 domain-containing protein, coding for MGNQITNKAGLLGITTLIITVCIISTLLLVAGLKIESTKIIVIVSAIAAVLTSVVVYAAVMFFLNTTISRGAEEVQQHPQQAALPACDAKVAQVLSVLQKKGRLIDFLQEDISDFTDSQIGQAVRSIHRGCKEALVEYLRVEPIMEQMEGHRVTVSSGFDPSTITLTGNAGTNPPFSGRVIHPGWRLAENKLPELLKGRDQFVIEPAEVEIL
- the lysA gene encoding diaminopimelate decarboxylase; amino-acid sequence: MHYFTYKDGRLHAEDVPVETLAAAYGTPLYVYSYKTLLRHFKAYDESFKDFPHIICFALKANSNAAILKLFAKEGGGADIVSGGELFRARGAGISPEKIVYAGVGKKEDEIAYALNENILMFNVESEQELAVIDRVASHLGKRARVALRINPDINPQTHPYISTGLKKNKFGIPYEGALEFYKLASKLKNIEIVGIHKHIGSQIINITPFLDALNRIVVLIDQLKAAGIGIKYLDIGGGLGIQYLDEVPPHPEDLAKKVIPIVAGRDITIIMEPGRTLVGNAGILLTKVLYVKKGADRDFVIVDTGMNDLMRPAMYGAYHHIMPVKKTKRKNVFADIVGPICESSDFVGKDREIPGFEPGELAAVMSAGAYGSSMSSNYNSRPRAAEVMVKDNQPYLIRQRETYEDIIRGENIPDFLK
- the dapA gene encoding 4-hydroxy-tetrahydrodipicolinate synthase translates to MFKGSIVAIVTPFKNGKFDEKAYGDLIQWHIKEGTSAIVPCGTTGESATLEYDEHYRVIQAAIEAANKKVPVIAGTGANATEETIKMTKEAQKLGADASLLVCPYYNKPSQEGLYRHYKAVAEAVDIPIVLYNVPGRTALNMLPQTVARLAEIKNIVAIKEASGDMRQVSEVIRLCGDKITVISGDDFTTFALMMLGGKGVISVSANVMPKEVASMCAAIESGNIADALAVHYKLDILNAAMFIETNPIPVKTSLAMMGKIQEEFRLPLCEMSKPNRDKLKEVLSSYSLV
- the dapF gene encoding diaminopimelate epimerase, which produces MKVKFTKMHGLGNDFVLFDLIADTQLHNIPHLQWSTLAKKLCNRHFGIGADQILLLSKADNAGFSMQIFNADGSEIEMCGNGIRCLAKYIWDEGHSNAEMLSIKTLAGIIRPLKAGGLVIVDMGAPELDGRKIPVNMDGNIVDYPLEGNDMVFNITCVSMGNPHAVIFVDNVDSYPVESVGRSIETNKFFPKRTNVEFIEVLNRGEIKMRVWERGSGETLACGTGACASVVAAAHKRLTDRKVRVHLKGGDLDISWCDNNIVQMTGPAVTVFTGEIDIEILEFIDK